AGATAAAGACATCAGTCTGTTTGTATATCGCCTCTAAGGCTTTGTATCCCAACTTGATCTGATATGTTCCTGGTTGAAAAGCCAATTTAACTTTTGGATTTTTTGATAGATAGTCAGCGATTTCCATATGATATGGTCTGGTATTTGCTCCGACTGAAGTTAAATAAATCCATTTTGGAGTAGGAAATTTTGGTAAATGATATTCATAATCTACATGATTGACTAGGATAGTTCTATCAACATCATACCAGAGAACAAAATGATAATTTGTCGGCCTATTTTTATGTTCTTTTATGAATGAAGTTATAACCTTATTTTTTTGGAGTTCAGCCAAACATTCGTGTCCATTTGAATCATCTCCGATATTTGATACTAAAGCAGAGTTTAATCCAAGCCTTGAAGCGGTTACAGCGGAGTTGCCAGCATTACCTACGGCTTTGATGATCTTTATATATTCAAAAGGTATTTTGCCTCCGAATGGAACGCAAAGTTCGCGATCGTTGTGGTTTACCTCACAATGAACATGGGCGTCTTTGAGACGGATGAAGGCGTCGGTTGTCAAATCTCCGATAGAGAGTATGTCGATCTGCTTGCGAAACATGCGTATATTATAGCATTGCATGTCATTCCCGCGAAGGCCTTTTTTTGTCATTCCCGCGAAGGCGATTTAGCAAAATCGTGTCGAATGGACCGGGAATCCATGGTTGCCACAAAATATAGATTATTGATTAGTAACAATCCTGGATTCCCGCCTTCGCGGGAATGACACAAACAAAAAACATGACTATGTTGAACATCGTCGGATGTGTTAAAATCATAATATGAAATCACTACAAGAATATATCTCCGAAGCCTCTGCCAATCATAAGGCCATAGGTCATTTTAATATCTCAACTCTAGATGGTATCTGGGCAGTCGCTGATACAGCTCACGAACTCAAAGTTCCTGTTATTGTCGGAGTTTCTGAAGGTGAGCGAGATTATGTAGGGATCAATCAGGTTGTAGCGATTATTCAGAGTATTCGTAAAGAAAGAAATCAGCCTATATTTTTGAATGCCGATCATACGTATTCATTTGAAAGAGTAAAAGAAGCCATTTTGGCTGGATTTGATTCGGTTATTTTTGATGGGGCAAAACTTTCTTTAGAAGAAAATATTGAAGTCACGAAAAAGTGTGTTGAATTTGCTAAACAACATAAGTCGGCAAATGGTAATAAAATTCTAATAGAAGGGGAACTCGGTTTTATCGGTACATCTTCAAAAGTCCTTGATGCTATTCCAGAAGGAGCTGTTGCTGGTGACTCTGCCATGACAAAACCAGAAGATGCCAAGAGGTTCGTAGAAGAAACAGGTATAGATTTGTTAGCTCCAGCTATAGGCAATATTCATGGTGTTATCCGTGGAGGAGATCCGGCTTTGAATGATGTACGAGCCAAAGAGATTCGTCAGGTTATCTCAATACCTCTAGTCTTACATGGTGCTTCGGGCAATACTGCCGATGATATAGCAAAGACTATCAAGGCTGGCGTGGCTATAGTTCACGTTAATACAGAGCTTCGTATCGCTTATCGTGCTGGTTTGGTCAAATCCCTATCTGAAGATCGTGAAGAAGTGTCACCTTACAAGTATTTAAAGCCAGCCAAACAGGCTATGCAAAAGGTTGTTGAGGAAAAGATCAGGATATTGGGTGTATAATTAATGTTAAGATTGATGTATAATTAAACCATTATGTCTACCGGTGTTGAATTTGAAGAGGATTCATTCGGAATCAATCCAGTGCGTCAACAATCATCTGGAGGTGGTT
The window above is part of the Candidatus Paceibacterota bacterium genome. Proteins encoded here:
- a CDS encoding class II fructose-bisphosphate aldolase, whose product is MKSLQEYISEASANHKAIGHFNISTLDGIWAVADTAHELKVPVIVGVSEGERDYVGINQVVAIIQSIRKERNQPIFLNADHTYSFERVKEAILAGFDSVIFDGAKLSLEENIEVTKKCVEFAKQHKSANGNKILIEGELGFIGTSSKVLDAIPEGAVAGDSAMTKPEDAKRFVEETGIDLLAPAIGNIHGVIRGGDPALNDVRAKEIRQVISIPLVLHGASGNTADDIAKTIKAGVAIVHVNTELRIAYRAGLVKSLSEDREEVSPYKYLKPAKQAMQKVVEEKIRILGV
- a CDS encoding carbohydrate kinase family protein, producing MFRKQIDILSIGDLTTDAFIRLKDAHVHCEVNHNDRELCVPFGGKIPFEYIKIIKAVGNAGNSAVTASRLGLNSALVSNIGDDSNGHECLAELQKNKVITSFIKEHKNRPTNYHFVLWYDVDRTILVNHVDYEYHLPKFPTPKWIYLTSVGANTRPYHMEIADYLSKNPKVKLAFQPGTYQIKLGYKALEAIYKQTDVFISNVDEARKILQESGTTSKLHLEPYRGATSINPSVNFRSILKSMHELGPKLVVVTDGPKGAYMFDGDHYYHMPIYPDPRPPLERTGCGDAWASTFVSALAMGRPPLEALVIAPINSMSVAQFIGSQEGLLKLDQMEWWLARAPDEYRPREI